In the Paenibacillus pabuli genome, one interval contains:
- a CDS encoding esterase/lipase family protein, which yields MVMSIMIAISIPGIGQSSKAAAATERTPVVFVHGLTGSDSNFTFIESYLRGQGWSSDELFAIDLPSKQGNQLLNSAAISQFVDRVLEETGHNKVNIVAHSMGGANSLYYILNRGGSSKVDKLVTLGGANRLTTTSAPQGVTVTSIYSTSDTIVSPALSRLSGANNIQVSLVSHVGLLFNSRVNALIKTALNE from the coding sequence ATGGTCATGAGCATAATGATCGCCATCTCTATACCTGGTATCGGTCAAAGTTCGAAGGCAGCGGCGGCCACAGAACGGACACCTGTCGTTTTTGTTCATGGATTAACAGGTTCTGATAGCAATTTCACTTTTATTGAGAGTTATCTGCGTGGTCAAGGATGGTCCAGTGATGAGCTGTTCGCGATTGATCTGCCTAGTAAACAGGGGAATCAGCTGCTAAATTCTGCAGCAATCAGTCAATTCGTAGATCGTGTGCTCGAGGAAACAGGTCATAATAAAGTTAACATTGTGGCTCATAGTATGGGCGGGGCTAATAGTTTATATTACATTTTGAATCGTGGTGGTTCTTCCAAAGTGGACAAACTGGTAACCTTGGGGGGGGCCAATCGTTTGACTACAACTTCAGCGCCACAGGGAGTAACGGTTACTTCAATCTACTCTACCAGTGACACGATTGTATCTCCTGCACTTTCCCGTTTGAGCGGAGCGAATAACATACAGGTTTCGCTCGTTTCCCATGTCGGTCTGCTCTTCAATTCACGGGTTAATGCCTTAATTAAAACCGCATTGAATGAATAG
- a CDS encoding amino acid permease, whose protein sequence is MSKASEASTEEKKLKWWQLSLLGVAGTIGTGYFLGSSLAISIGGPAVLLAYILAALGTYVVFDALARMTSDHPEQGSFRSYAKKAFGSWAGFASGWVYWFSELLIMGSQLTALSIFSRFWFPNVPLWIFAAGFGIVGLCIVFFGNKGFDRVENVLAIIKIAAILMFLVLAIALLAGWIGGTKYEHNVPLNMAEIFPKGGIGLWSAFLFAFYAYGGIEVLGIMSYRLQKPEEAPKAGKVMLISLSTVYVVSIGLALTMVPLSAFNPKESPFVLALSSDHLAFVPHLFNGVLIVAGFSTMTASLYAVTSMMLTLAQEGDAPQLFARKWKKKYPFMALSLIACGLIATIVMSLLLPGKVYEYVTTAAGLMLMYNWLFILLSSGRLLKAGKFSVVKRWIGLVLIGLAVTGTLFHALSRPGFFISLLLVLLIGISDIIVHRVRKKKNKEEPSTTDQEKEEPHNTLESPSFHITGIRLRKSKLK, encoded by the coding sequence ATGAGTAAAGCATCTGAAGCCTCAACGGAGGAAAAGAAACTAAAGTGGTGGCAATTAAGCTTGTTAGGTGTAGCAGGCACGATTGGTACTGGATACTTTCTGGGCTCCAGCCTCGCGATCTCCATCGGTGGTCCTGCGGTATTGCTTGCTTACATTTTGGCTGCACTCGGTACATATGTTGTTTTTGATGCCTTGGCGAGAATGACGTCAGATCACCCAGAACAGGGATCTTTTCGTTCCTATGCCAAGAAGGCATTTGGAAGCTGGGCGGGCTTTGCCAGTGGATGGGTGTATTGGTTTTCGGAATTGCTTATTATGGGAAGTCAGTTGACGGCCTTGTCCATTTTCTCGCGTTTTTGGTTTCCGAATGTTCCTCTCTGGATATTTGCTGCCGGATTTGGGATTGTCGGTCTTTGCATCGTGTTCTTCGGAAACAAAGGGTTTGACCGGGTTGAAAATGTACTTGCCATTATTAAAATTGCAGCAATTCTTATGTTTTTGGTTCTTGCCATCGCGCTTCTCGCAGGATGGATCGGGGGCACAAAGTACGAGCACAACGTACCGCTAAACATGGCTGAAATTTTTCCGAAAGGTGGAATCGGTCTGTGGTCTGCATTTCTATTTGCATTTTATGCTTATGGGGGGATTGAGGTACTCGGCATCATGTCCTACCGTCTTCAAAAACCGGAAGAGGCACCGAAGGCAGGCAAAGTGATGCTTATCTCGCTTTCAACAGTATACGTTGTTTCGATCGGACTGGCTTTGACCATGGTGCCGCTCAGTGCCTTTAATCCCAAAGAGAGTCCCTTTGTACTGGCGCTGAGCAGTGATCATTTGGCATTTGTTCCGCATTTGTTCAATGGAGTGTTAATTGTAGCAGGTTTCTCGACCATGACGGCATCACTCTATGCGGTCACATCCATGATGCTGACTTTGGCGCAGGAAGGAGATGCCCCGCAGTTGTTCGCACGAAAATGGAAGAAGAAGTATCCATTCATGGCGCTTTCACTCATTGCCTGTGGACTTATTGCCACCATTGTCATGTCGCTGCTGCTCCCTGGAAAGGTGTATGAATATGTAACGACTGCAGCCGGATTAATGCTCATGTACAACTGGTTATTTATTTTGCTATCTTCTGGCCGACTTCTGAAAGCAGGGAAGTTCAGCGTCGTCAAACGATGGATTGGATTGGTGCTGATCGGTCTGGCTGTAACAGGTACACTGTTCCATGCACTTAGCAGACCAGGCTTCTTCATCAGCCTGCTGCTTGTCTTGCTTATTGGAATTAGCGACATCATTGTGCATAGGGTTCGTAAGAAGAAGAATAAGGAAGAGCCCTCTACCACAGATCAGGAAAAAGAAGAACCACACAACACCCTGGAAAGTCCCAGCTTCCACATTACCGGGATTCGGCTTCGCAAAAGCAAACTTAAATGA
- a CDS encoding aldo/keto reductase, translated as MKHNRTLGNSDLEVSSVGLGLMGMSPGMYGETNDELSIKTIHRALELGVTMLDTADVYGNGHNEELLGKALKGRRAQAIIATKFSYTPNYEQISGHPDYVKKAVDESLHRLGVEYIDLYYQHRVDPTVPIEETIGAMSELVQAGKVRCLGLSEASAATIRRAHAVHAISALQSEYSLWSRDIEDEILPTVRELGITHVAYSPLSRGFISGELRTFEDLAADDLRRYMPRFQGDNFQKNVEIVDQIKKIASEKNCTPSQLAIAWTLANGALPIPGTKQIKYLEENVGALDIQLTPEDLVRIEKVSPKNGIYGTRYLKEQMTLLNG; from the coding sequence ATGAAACATAATAGAACATTGGGAAACAGTGATTTGGAGGTATCTTCGGTCGGACTGGGATTAATGGGGATGTCTCCTGGCATGTATGGTGAGACTAACGATGAGCTTTCAATCAAAACGATACATCGTGCTCTGGAACTTGGTGTAACGATGTTGGATACGGCAGATGTTTATGGAAATGGCCATAACGAAGAACTTCTGGGCAAGGCGCTTAAAGGCCGGCGTGCACAGGCGATAATAGCTACCAAATTTTCATATACGCCAAATTATGAGCAAATCAGTGGTCATCCGGATTATGTAAAAAAAGCAGTGGATGAAAGTTTGCACCGATTAGGCGTAGAATATATTGATCTCTATTATCAGCATCGCGTAGATCCCACTGTTCCTATTGAGGAAACGATTGGCGCAATGTCCGAATTGGTACAGGCCGGAAAAGTGCGCTGCCTTGGACTTTCGGAAGCATCTGCAGCGACTATTCGCCGAGCGCATGCGGTACATGCCATATCCGCTTTACAAAGTGAATATTCTCTCTGGAGCCGGGATATTGAAGATGAAATCCTTCCAACCGTTAGAGAATTGGGCATTACTCATGTGGCCTATAGTCCGCTAAGCCGTGGTTTTATCTCAGGTGAATTACGTACGTTTGAGGATCTGGCTGCGGATGATCTTCGCAGATATATGCCTCGTTTTCAAGGTGATAACTTTCAAAAAAATGTTGAGATCGTAGATCAAATCAAAAAAATAGCCAGCGAAAAGAATTGCACACCTTCTCAGCTCGCCATTGCCTGGACGCTGGCCAATGGGGCATTGCCAATCCCTGGAACCAAACAGATCAAATATCTGGAGGAAAATGTAGGAGCATTAGATATCCAGTTGACTCCTGAAGATCTGGTACGCATTGAAAAGGTAAGCCCCAAAAATGGGATTTATGGTACCCGGTATCTCAAGGAACAGATGACTCTACTGAATGGATAA
- a CDS encoding AraC family transcriptional regulator, translated as MGIRNEKQISAPKGMELAPDKEGSLKWNGLTVIQFCLHTQGTKGSFFLKDHLLLFVKSGVYTVKYRNERYTVRSNEMIFLPKAIKVEYVKSGEPGSEYLLDYMMFYLNGDILNKFADYADWKTIQSTNDVVPVSVIPVNVPMRAYIDSLQSYFNQPDPISDGLVGVKFMELLFHLAEINTNLLQQLLHPHPTERSHIEQVVKENVTNPVSIEDLAYLSGRSLSTFKREFRALYNSSPLKWIRNRRLDLASQLLLETTKPVTDICYGCGFENTTHFSKVFKMRFGVSPTEYRRLNMRKE; from the coding sequence ATGGGTATACGAAACGAAAAACAAATTAGCGCTCCCAAAGGAATGGAACTTGCACCAGACAAAGAGGGAAGCTTGAAATGGAATGGATTAACGGTCATCCAGTTTTGTCTGCACACACAGGGAACGAAAGGAAGCTTTTTTCTGAAAGATCATCTGCTGCTGTTCGTCAAATCAGGTGTGTACACGGTTAAATACAGGAATGAAAGGTATACGGTGCGGAGCAATGAAATGATATTTCTGCCCAAAGCAATCAAGGTGGAGTACGTGAAGTCCGGTGAGCCCGGTTCTGAATATTTGCTGGATTATATGATGTTTTATCTGAATGGGGACATACTTAATAAGTTCGCAGATTATGCAGACTGGAAGACCATTCAATCAACTAATGATGTCGTTCCGGTATCCGTCATTCCAGTTAACGTACCAATGAGAGCATATATCGACTCACTTCAATCTTATTTTAACCAACCCGATCCGATCAGTGACGGACTGGTAGGCGTCAAGTTCATGGAGCTGCTGTTTCATCTTGCTGAAATCAACACAAACTTGCTGCAACAGTTATTACATCCCCATCCTACTGAACGGAGTCACATCGAACAAGTCGTAAAAGAGAATGTGACCAATCCCGTTTCCATTGAAGATCTGGCCTATTTGTCTGGCAGAAGCCTGTCGACGTTCAAGCGGGAATTTCGAGCGTTATACAACTCTTCTCCGTTAAAATGGATTCGTAACCGCAGACTGGATCTAGCCAGTCAGCTCTTGCTGGAGACGACAAAACCGGTTACCGATATTTGTTACGGCTGCGGGTTTGAAAATACGACTCACTTTTCCAAGGTGTTTAAAATGCGCTTTGGAGTATCACCTACCGAATATAGACGACTGAACATGAGAAAAGAATAA
- a CDS encoding S-layer homology domain-containing protein: MRQTFNRITLFFFAMILMVFPFSWSKAHAADSYKSLDLYFPTDIDGHWAYDTLDNFVNADLLNGYSLGNGEVALKPNHPITRAEFVAILVQATGLHSTAQGKTFSDVKAGKWYAESIRIASSLGVVGGVSSSEFGPDLPIKRGDIAVMVVRAFSDTVEFKGTAQTFKDVPNYYAASAITKASQAGIVSGMTTTTFQPFAKATRAQAVVMLERALQLEQTDLPETSELTALATSATESEIQAMTEHNIDQLSVTYATYYTGYQLSSNFTYLEDLNSAVDGESSMDVEMLSQPDFSVIESSNRLAVLEAEGGKMKVTIHSGKEQQEETVSMDGLYKLKKMNDNRWKIYAILPYEE, from the coding sequence ATGAGACAAACGTTTAACCGCATCACCCTTTTCTTCTTCGCCATGATCCTTATGGTATTCCCTTTTTCGTGGAGTAAAGCCCATGCTGCCGATTCGTACAAATCGCTAGATTTGTATTTCCCGACAGATATTGATGGTCACTGGGCGTACGATACGCTCGATAATTTCGTTAACGCCGACCTTCTTAACGGCTATAGTCTGGGCAATGGCGAGGTTGCTCTTAAGCCCAACCATCCGATCACCCGCGCGGAATTCGTAGCTATTCTTGTTCAGGCTACAGGACTACATAGTACAGCTCAAGGAAAAACCTTCAGTGATGTAAAAGCAGGCAAATGGTACGCTGAGTCCATTCGGATCGCCAGTTCACTTGGCGTCGTTGGAGGTGTAAGCAGCTCTGAATTCGGACCTGACCTTCCAATCAAACGCGGCGATATTGCGGTAATGGTCGTACGTGCGTTCTCCGATACTGTTGAGTTTAAGGGCACAGCCCAAACGTTCAAGGATGTTCCAAACTACTACGCTGCTTCTGCCATTACAAAAGCGAGCCAAGCTGGTATTGTTTCAGGAATGACAACGACTACGTTTCAACCTTTCGCAAAAGCTACACGTGCCCAAGCTGTAGTCATGCTGGAACGTGCTTTACAATTGGAGCAAACGGACCTGCCTGAGACATCCGAACTGACGGCACTAGCTACCAGTGCTACGGAATCGGAGATCCAAGCCATGACAGAGCACAATATTGATCAGTTGTCCGTAACCTATGCAACGTACTACACAGGATATCAGCTTTCATCCAATTTCACGTATTTGGAGGATCTAAATTCTGCAGTGGATGGGGAATCTTCAATGGATGTTGAGATGCTCTCCCAACCGGACTTTTCCGTGATCGAAAGCTCTAACCGTTTGGCTGTATTAGAAGCAGAAGGCGGCAAGATGAAAGTAACGATCCATTCGGGTAAAGAACAACAGGAAGAAACGGTTTCCATGGATGGATTGTATAAACTCAAAAAAATGAATGATAACCGTTGGAAAATCTATGCCATCCTGCCTTATGAGGAATAG
- a CDS encoding sugar O-acetyltransferase: MTEKEKAHKGLLYDNNNDPQLINERLEAKELCYDYNHLRPRMISEREAIMRKLLAKTGEKFWIEQPFYCDQGYNIEIGENFYCNHNAVMLDAAKITFGSNVFIAPNCGFYTAGHPLDAEQRNQGLEIALPITVGNNVWIGGGVSVLPGVTIGDHAVIGAGSVVTKDIPAGVIAAGNPCRVIRAVTEADKDKYPRG; the protein is encoded by the coding sequence ATGACTGAGAAAGAAAAGGCACATAAAGGACTTTTATATGATAATAACAACGATCCGCAATTGATAAACGAACGCCTTGAAGCGAAAGAGCTGTGCTACGACTATAACCATCTTCGTCCGCGCATGATATCCGAAAGAGAAGCCATTATGAGAAAACTTTTGGCGAAAACAGGAGAGAAGTTTTGGATTGAACAACCATTTTATTGTGACCAAGGATACAACATCGAGATTGGAGAAAACTTTTATTGTAATCATAATGCTGTGATGTTGGACGCAGCGAAAATTACCTTTGGCAGCAATGTATTCATTGCACCCAATTGCGGTTTTTACACAGCTGGCCATCCCTTGGATGCAGAACAGCGCAATCAAGGGTTGGAGATTGCCCTACCTATTACCGTAGGGAACAATGTATGGATTGGCGGAGGTGTATCTGTTCTGCCTGGCGTAACGATCGGAGACCATGCGGTGATTGGTGCGGGAAGCGTAGTGACCAAGGACATACCGGCAGGGGTCATCGCGGCGGGTAATCCATGCAGAGTCATTCGAGCGGTTACGGAAGCGGATAAGGATAAATATCCTAGAGGGTGA
- a CDS encoding 5'-nucleotidase C-terminal domain-containing protein: MKHRSKLSWIVILVLVFSTLFGGIAAAETYTVKKGDTLWTIAKTNGTTVAEMQKLNRLKNVNVLQIGQKLKLPEKPFTVSEVPQKDEEAESTTITILGTSDVHGNLWGYTYEDSAETTNNGLARISTYVNEVKKTSPNVLLIDNGDTYQGNILTDDIYRKNTDVIHPVSKAMNAMKYDAMVFGNHEFNFGLDHVDRIMKELNFPVLGANIQTEDGGTLGDPYTIIDVDGIKVGIIGVTTPNVPRWDGDKVDGLTFEHMGETVKKVAQHLKNEEKVDVLIASAHAGMFAEFDEDGASDSAERIVSMVPELDAMLVGHMHIVVNEKIGQTVIGGPRNLGRDIVRFDIEVKKDQGKNKVTDRQVQVVDMASYTPDPAIRDLVKEEHEATIQFITGGGSAGAEGSSGGIFGQATEDFQPVDEIKGIPEGKLQDTAVVDLINKVQLEVSGADVSAAALFKDTSNLKKGNITYANIFDIYKFDNVLYTVKVTGKELKAYMEWSASHYNQWKEGDVSISFDPEVPGYLYDMFAGVDYKIDLSKPAGQRIVDVMYQGKPLADSQELKLAVNNYRYSSALKAYKLVEANRDWESPRSIRDYLVEYIQEHQEISPEVDNNWEIVGIDLASPYRDEFIQLVNEGKIDVPYDQSLNVNELLKQGVIKK, translated from the coding sequence ATGAAGCATCGTAGTAAGTTGAGCTGGATTGTCATTTTGGTTTTGGTGTTCTCTACTCTTTTTGGTGGAATTGCGGCCGCCGAGACGTACACTGTCAAAAAAGGAGATACGTTGTGGACCATCGCCAAAACAAATGGCACAACCGTAGCAGAGATGCAAAAGCTCAATCGATTGAAAAATGTGAATGTCCTTCAAATTGGCCAAAAGTTAAAGCTTCCTGAGAAGCCGTTCACGGTGAGTGAGGTCCCTCAAAAAGATGAGGAAGCCGAATCCACTACAATTACCATTCTGGGCACCTCTGACGTGCACGGAAATCTGTGGGGCTATACTTATGAAGACAGTGCGGAAACAACGAACAACGGACTCGCTCGGATATCTACATATGTCAATGAAGTGAAGAAGACTTCCCCTAATGTGCTGTTGATTGACAATGGGGACACATATCAAGGCAATATTTTAACGGATGATATTTATCGTAAAAATACGGATGTCATTCATCCTGTTTCCAAAGCCATGAATGCCATGAAGTACGATGCCATGGTCTTCGGTAATCATGAATTCAATTTTGGACTGGATCATGTTGATCGAATTATGAAAGAATTGAACTTCCCCGTGCTTGGAGCCAACATCCAGACAGAAGATGGCGGGACGCTTGGCGATCCATACACGATAATCGATGTGGATGGCATAAAAGTAGGGATTATCGGCGTGACGACACCGAATGTGCCTCGTTGGGACGGCGATAAGGTAGACGGCCTTACTTTTGAGCATATGGGTGAAACGGTGAAGAAGGTTGCGCAGCACCTCAAAAATGAGGAAAAAGTGGATGTACTTATTGCGAGCGCGCATGCCGGCATGTTTGCTGAATTCGACGAAGATGGAGCCTCAGACTCTGCCGAAAGAATTGTAAGCATGGTGCCTGAACTTGATGCCATGCTGGTTGGTCACATGCATATCGTGGTTAACGAAAAAATCGGACAGACCGTGATCGGTGGTCCTCGTAACCTTGGTCGCGACATTGTGCGCTTCGATATTGAAGTGAAGAAAGATCAAGGAAAAAATAAAGTAACAGACCGTCAGGTTCAAGTGGTTGACATGGCTTCTTACACACCTGATCCAGCCATTCGTGACCTGGTGAAGGAAGAGCACGAAGCTACGATCCAATTCATTACGGGTGGCGGATCTGCCGGAGCGGAAGGCTCGTCTGGCGGTATCTTCGGTCAGGCAACCGAGGACTTCCAGCCTGTGGATGAAATTAAGGGGATACCGGAAGGCAAGCTTCAGGATACGGCCGTAGTTGACCTCATTAACAAGGTTCAGCTGGAAGTGAGCGGAGCGGACGTTTCGGCTGCGGCACTTTTCAAAGATACCTCCAATCTGAAAAAAGGCAATATTACGTATGCGAATATTTTCGACATTTACAAATTCGATAATGTGCTCTATACCGTTAAGGTTACAGGTAAGGAACTGAAGGCATATATGGAGTGGTCTGCTTCACACTACAATCAATGGAAAGAGGGAGACGTCTCGATCAGCTTCGATCCAGAGGTTCCGGGCTATTTGTATGATATGTTTGCTGGCGTAGACTACAAAATCGACCTGTCCAAACCTGCGGGGCAGCGAATCGTTGACGTTATGTATCAAGGTAAGCCTCTGGCCGATTCGCAAGAGCTGAAGCTTGCTGTAAACAACTATCGATACAGCAGCGCACTGAAAGCCTACAAATTGGTAGAAGCCAACCGCGATTGGGAATCACCGCGCAGCATTCGGGATTACCTGGTTGAATACATTCAAGAACATCAGGAAATTTCCCCGGAAGTGGACAATAACTGGGAGATCGTTGGAATCGATCTCGCAAGCCCTTATCGGGATGAGTTCATCCAGTTGGTGAATGAAGGCAAGATCGATGTTCCTTATGACCAATCGCTGAATGTGAACGAACTGCTCAAACAAGGGGTAATCAAGAAATAA
- a CDS encoding antibiotic biosynthesis monooxygenase, producing the protein MLIQTRSMVIEKGHSDKVLERFNGPTPVVDMPGLIDFSVMVNKKSKEHEEVMVMIRWESEEAWKNWEKSDAHIQGHRNKRGQEKPAYLISTTVNMYEVQTVKTGKGTVQQ; encoded by the coding sequence ATGTTAATTCAAACGCGCAGCATGGTGATAGAGAAAGGGCACAGTGATAAGGTACTGGAACGTTTCAATGGTCCAACTCCAGTGGTCGACATGCCTGGTCTGATTGATTTCAGTGTCATGGTCAACAAGAAGAGCAAGGAACATGAAGAAGTGATGGTAATGATTCGCTGGGAATCGGAAGAAGCGTGGAAAAACTGGGAGAAAAGCGATGCGCATATCCAAGGCCACCGCAACAAAAGAGGGCAGGAGAAACCTGCATATCTGATCAGCACAACCGTAAATATGTATGAAGTACAGACTGTGAAAACAGGCAAAGGTACGGTTCAGCAATAG
- a CDS encoding aldo/keto reductase: protein MEYVKLGQTGLDVSRICLGCMGFGDANRWIHQWVLNEENSRPVIKKALEIGINFFDTANVYSLGASEEIVGRALKDYAKRDEVVIATKVHGRMHEGPNGAGLSRKAIMSEIDKSLMRLGTDYVDLYQIHRWDYHTPIEETMEALHDVVKAGKVRYLGASAMYAWQFQKALFVAERNGWTKFVSMQNHLNLLYREEEREMLPLCKEEGIGVIPYSPLASGRLTRDWSETTHRSETDQIQKSKYDSTADTDRFIVEQVAEIASNHGVPRVHIALAWLMQKQPVTAPIIGATKISHLEEATAALNVKLTADEIASLEESYVPHPVVGLIPIQ from the coding sequence ATGGAATACGTGAAACTGGGTCAGACAGGGTTGGACGTGTCTAGAATTTGCCTGGGGTGCATGGGATTTGGCGATGCCAACCGGTGGATTCATCAATGGGTATTGAACGAGGAGAACAGCAGGCCAGTCATCAAGAAGGCTCTGGAGATAGGCATTAACTTTTTTGATACAGCAAATGTCTATTCTCTGGGTGCAAGTGAAGAGATCGTTGGGCGGGCCTTGAAGGACTATGCCAAACGAGACGAGGTTGTTATTGCCACCAAAGTCCACGGCCGAATGCATGAAGGCCCGAACGGTGCCGGGTTGTCCCGTAAAGCCATCATGAGTGAAATCGATAAGAGTCTGATGCGACTTGGAACGGATTATGTGGATCTGTACCAAATCCATCGCTGGGATTACCATACCCCGATCGAAGAAACGATGGAGGCATTACATGATGTAGTCAAAGCCGGAAAAGTAAGATATCTTGGTGCTTCCGCGATGTACGCGTGGCAGTTCCAAAAGGCCTTATTTGTTGCTGAGCGCAATGGCTGGACCAAATTCGTTTCCATGCAAAATCATCTGAACTTGCTGTACCGTGAAGAAGAACGAGAGATGCTCCCCTTGTGTAAGGAAGAAGGGATTGGAGTGATTCCCTACAGCCCGCTGGCATCCGGAAGATTGACGCGTGACTGGTCGGAGACGACGCATCGTTCGGAGACAGACCAGATCCAGAAATCGAAATATGACTCGACTGCCGATACGGATCGTTTTATTGTTGAGCAGGTTGCGGAGATTGCAAGCAATCACGGCGTTCCGAGGGTCCATATTGCCCTGGCATGGCTAATGCAGAAGCAGCCCGTAACAGCACCCATTATCGGTGCAACGAAAATTTCACACCTGGAGGAAGCCACTGCAGCCTTGAATGTGAAGCTGACAGCAGACGAAATCGCATCACTGGAAGAATCCTATGTGCCGCATCCGGTTGTGGGTTTAATTCCAATTCAATAA
- a CDS encoding AraC family transcriptional regulator produces MKPHSNERIKIPAGFWAGLEQLGIDTHDVARRAQLPLTKISHAIVNSDEYFAIWQAYSDLIGDTAEGIIKLATAFETAHYPPSVLATYHARDYRDALYRMARYKQMCPPESLRITEENNRCIIELGWMNGGQSGPPVLVGITLAFLLELGRRGTGKYLNALEVEFSQPMGDVKALEAYFGCDIRIGAPSNRLILRQKDLDLPFISYNEELLEILTPVLDRSLDEQKRAQSMTEAVVWILKRSLTGGRPDIQIVAQELGVSDRTLQRRLTDENTSFKQLLTQARHEQARVYLADPSLDIKEVAFLIGYEDQNSFYRAFRLWEGDTPTNWRFKQKGWRSRLVTN; encoded by the coding sequence ATGAAGCCGCATTCCAATGAACGTATTAAGATTCCAGCCGGATTCTGGGCAGGCTTGGAGCAATTGGGGATTGACACCCACGACGTAGCCCGTAGAGCCCAGCTGCCGCTCACCAAGATCAGTCATGCGATCGTCAATTCGGACGAATATTTTGCAATCTGGCAGGCTTATTCCGACCTCATAGGTGACACGGCTGAAGGAATCATCAAACTCGCAACCGCTTTTGAAACAGCCCACTATCCACCTAGCGTATTAGCTACTTATCATGCCCGTGACTACCGTGATGCGCTATATCGAATGGCCCGTTACAAACAGATGTGTCCTCCCGAAAGCTTGCGCATTACCGAGGAGAATAATCGATGCATTATAGAACTAGGGTGGATGAATGGAGGCCAATCTGGGCCTCCCGTCTTGGTTGGGATTACGCTGGCATTTCTGCTGGAGCTTGGACGCCGTGGAACGGGGAAGTATTTGAACGCACTAGAGGTCGAATTTTCACAACCCATGGGGGATGTGAAGGCTCTGGAGGCTTACTTCGGCTGCGATATCCGGATTGGCGCACCAAGCAATCGATTGATTTTGCGTCAAAAGGATCTGGACCTGCCTTTTATCTCGTATAACGAAGAGCTGCTTGAGATCCTGACTCCCGTGCTTGATCGCTCGCTTGATGAACAGAAGCGCGCTCAATCCATGACAGAAGCAGTCGTATGGATTCTCAAACGCAGCCTCACTGGAGGACGGCCTGATATCCAGATCGTGGCGCAGGAACTTGGCGTAAGTGATCGTACATTACAGCGAAGACTCACGGATGAGAACACCAGCTTCAAACAGCTGCTGACACAAGCCAGACATGAGCAAGCGCGAGTATACTTGGCTGACCCGTCACTTGATATCAAAGAAGTGGCCTTTCTCATTGGGTATGAAGATCAGAATTCATTTTACCGGGCATTCCGGCTATGGGAAGGGGACACACCTACGAATTGGCGCTTCAAGCAAAAAGGTTGGCGCAGCAGGCTAGTTACGAATTGA
- a CDS encoding MerR family transcriptional regulator, with amino-acid sequence MSFTIKEAAERLGCPAHKIRYYEKEGLLPFIKRDQNGNRLFEQEHVDWMRVMSCFRATGMKVSVLKQMVNLAMEGASTIPLRKAMLMQYKDELYQRQNDLNQALEAVNQKLSIYDDMEKDEVDSENKLLQEMSSLEHI; translated from the coding sequence ATGAGCTTTACCATCAAAGAAGCGGCGGAACGGCTAGGTTGCCCGGCCCATAAAATTCGTTATTACGAAAAAGAAGGTTTGCTCCCATTTATCAAAAGGGATCAGAACGGAAACCGATTGTTTGAACAAGAGCATGTGGACTGGATGAGAGTAATGTCCTGCTTTCGAGCGACAGGCATGAAAGTATCCGTATTGAAGCAGATGGTCAACCTTGCCATGGAAGGTGCTTCAACGATACCGCTCAGAAAAGCGATGCTCATGCAATATAAAGACGAGTTGTATCAACGGCAAAACGATCTTAATCAAGCCTTAGAAGCGGTTAACCAAAAATTATCCATATATGATGACATGGAAAAAGACGAAGTGGATTCAGAAAATAAACTATTACAGGAAATGTCCAGTTTGGAACACATTTAA